In Synechococcus sp. CB0101, a genomic segment contains:
- a CDS encoding cation-translocating P-type ATPase: MAAAEPTCCHSLATEAALTALDSNQAGLTADEARERQGRHGPNRLQLSAGRSSWMILVDQFSNVMLLMLLAVAAVSGATALHQQAFPKDAIAILVIVLLNALLGYLQESKAQQALLALRNLAQPLVQVRRDGLWQRLASEQLVPGDLIRIEAGDRIAADARLLEVADLGVQESALTGEAAAVFKQAELALEPGTPVLERLNCVFQGTEVVRGRGVAVVSATGMHTELGQIAAMLNTAGGESTPLQERLDGLAKALVGGALGLVAVVVLLGWLLGQPLLNLLEVSLSMAVAIVPEGLPAVITVTLAIGTQRMVRRAALIRRLPAVEGLGSVTVICSDKTGTLTQNRQVVQQLRVGTHGVEVSGQGYEPEGQFRSHALPPPPGAQPGCSAAVQTLLLQAGVLCSDAEHRQQADGGWEVLGDPTEGALSVVALKAGIDDFELRSHYRRSAEIPFSAEEQLMAVWIDDPRGTLQAPLGSSAAGSTRLLISKGAPEVILSLCDHWVDGAGVVAMSPEQRQWWLEQALELAAAGLRVLAFACAPHHPSPGQGLQGQMLLGLMAQLDPARPEVAAAVATCRQAGIRPLMITGDHPLTARAIGMAIGMADADSEVLIGRELEALDAAQLQQVVSRCNLFARVAPEQKLRIVKALQANGEVVAMTGDGVNDAPALKQAHIGVAMGITGTDVSKEAADVVLLDDNFATIVKAVAEGRLVYTNIRRFVKYILGSNVGELITIGSAPLLGLVGVPLTPLQILWMNLVTDGLPALALALEPGDDSLMQRAPAQPGESIFARGLGAYILRIGVVFASLVILMMLLANRAGAPWPTMVFTTLCLAQMGHALSARSDKPLLQVPAFSNPWLLVAVSCTSGLQLLLLYVPPLARFFGTTALSAHDLLICVGFSLLLFLYLELDKLYGLWRRRSGADC; encoded by the coding sequence ATGGCAGCAGCTGAGCCGACGTGCTGCCACAGCCTCGCCACTGAGGCAGCGCTCACGGCCCTCGACAGCAACCAGGCTGGACTGACAGCCGATGAGGCCCGAGAGCGGCAGGGGCGCCATGGGCCCAATCGGTTGCAGCTCTCGGCGGGTCGCAGTAGCTGGATGATCCTGGTCGATCAGTTCAGCAACGTGATGTTGCTGATGCTGCTGGCCGTGGCCGCGGTTTCAGGCGCCACAGCTCTGCATCAGCAGGCCTTTCCAAAGGATGCGATCGCAATCCTGGTGATCGTGTTGCTCAACGCCCTGCTGGGTTATTTGCAGGAAAGCAAGGCGCAACAGGCCCTGCTGGCGCTGCGCAACCTGGCGCAGCCCCTGGTGCAGGTGCGCCGGGATGGGCTCTGGCAGCGGCTGGCCAGCGAGCAGCTTGTGCCGGGTGATCTCATCCGCATCGAAGCCGGTGACCGGATCGCTGCCGATGCTCGCCTCCTGGAGGTGGCCGATCTCGGCGTGCAGGAATCGGCGCTCACCGGAGAAGCGGCAGCGGTGTTCAAGCAGGCCGAACTGGCGCTGGAGCCCGGCACACCAGTGTTGGAGCGGCTCAATTGCGTGTTTCAGGGCACGGAAGTGGTGCGCGGCCGAGGCGTAGCCGTGGTGAGCGCCACCGGCATGCACACCGAGCTGGGCCAGATCGCCGCCATGCTCAACACGGCCGGCGGGGAAAGCACACCCCTGCAGGAGCGGCTCGATGGCTTGGCCAAGGCCCTTGTGGGCGGAGCCCTGGGGCTCGTGGCCGTGGTGGTGTTGCTGGGCTGGCTCCTGGGTCAGCCCCTGCTCAACCTGCTGGAGGTGTCGCTCTCCATGGCAGTGGCGATCGTGCCGGAGGGCCTACCGGCGGTGATCACGGTAACCCTCGCCATCGGCACCCAGCGCATGGTGCGCCGCGCTGCCCTGATCCGGCGGCTGCCGGCGGTGGAGGGTCTCGGTTCGGTCACGGTGATCTGTTCCGACAAAACCGGCACGCTCACCCAGAACCGCCAGGTGGTGCAGCAGCTGCGGGTGGGCACCCATGGGGTGGAGGTCTCAGGCCAGGGTTATGAGCCCGAGGGCCAGTTCCGCTCCCATGCGCTGCCGCCGCCGCCCGGAGCGCAACCGGGTTGCTCGGCAGCTGTGCAAACCCTGCTGCTGCAAGCCGGGGTGCTCTGCAGCGATGCGGAACATCGCCAGCAGGCCGATGGCGGCTGGGAGGTGCTGGGGGATCCCACGGAGGGAGCGCTCTCGGTGGTGGCCCTGAAGGCCGGGATTGATGATTTCGAGCTGCGCAGCCATTACCGCCGCAGCGCCGAGATCCCCTTCAGCGCTGAAGAGCAGTTGATGGCGGTTTGGATCGACGATCCCCGCGGCACACTCCAGGCACCTCTGGGCAGCAGCGCCGCCGGCTCAACGCGCTTGCTGATCAGCAAAGGGGCTCCGGAAGTGATCCTGAGCCTGTGCGATCACTGGGTGGATGGCGCTGGCGTGGTGGCGATGAGCCCTGAGCAGCGGCAGTGGTGGCTGGAGCAGGCTCTGGAGCTGGCCGCCGCCGGGCTCCGGGTGTTGGCCTTTGCTTGCGCTCCCCATCACCCAAGCCCAGGCCAAGGTCTCCAAGGACAGATGCTGCTGGGCCTGATGGCCCAGCTCGACCCGGCGCGACCTGAAGTGGCCGCCGCCGTGGCCACCTGCCGGCAAGCCGGCATCCGGCCGCTGATGATCACTGGAGACCACCCCCTCACCGCTCGGGCCATCGGGATGGCGATCGGGATGGCCGATGCCGACAGCGAGGTGCTCATTGGCCGCGAGCTCGAAGCGCTCGATGCAGCTCAGCTGCAGCAGGTGGTGAGCCGCTGCAACCTGTTTGCCCGGGTGGCCCCGGAGCAGAAGTTGCGCATCGTGAAAGCGCTGCAGGCCAATGGGGAGGTGGTGGCGATGACCGGCGATGGCGTCAATGACGCCCCCGCGCTCAAGCAGGCCCACATCGGCGTGGCCATGGGCATCACGGGCACGGATGTGAGCAAGGAAGCCGCCGATGTGGTGTTGCTCGACGACAACTTCGCCACGATCGTGAAGGCCGTTGCAGAAGGGCGGTTGGTCTACACCAACATCCGCCGCTTCGTGAAATACATCTTGGGCAGCAATGTGGGCGAACTGATCACCATCGGATCAGCACCTCTATTGGGCCTGGTGGGAGTGCCGCTCACCCCCCTGCAGATTCTTTGGATGAATCTGGTCACCGACGGCTTGCCGGCATTGGCCCTGGCCTTGGAGCCTGGCGACGATTCATTGATGCAACGCGCGCCGGCACAACCGGGGGAATCGATCTTTGCGCGCGGCCTGGGGGCTTACATCCTGCGCATCGGCGTGGTGTTTGCCTCCCTGGTGATTCTGATGATGCTGCTGGCCAACCGGGCGGGTGCCCCCTGGCCCACGATGGTGTTCACCACCCTCTGCCTGGCGCAGATGGGGCACGCCCTCTCCGCCCGCAGCGACAAACCACTGCTCCAGGTGCCCGCCTTCAGCAATCCCTGGCTCTTGGTGGCGGTGAGCTGCACCAGTGGCTTGCAGTTGTTGCTGCTCTACGTGCCGCCATTGGCACGCTTCTTCGGCACCACAGCCCTGAGTGCCCACGATTTGCTGATCTGCGTGGGCTTCAGCCTGCTGCTGTTCTTGTATCTCGAACTCGACAAGCTCTATGGCCTTTGGCGCCGTCGTTCCGGAGCCGATTGCTGA
- a CDS encoding ammonium transporter, translating to MTVASPASRRRPRSLQEASLLEAPELLLRKVRGLSSNRTLTWLACVPIALMGLGLFNLAAHAAELPELNAGFLANNMFLFVCAVLVIFMNAGFAMVEAGMCRQKNAVNILAKNLIVFALAVTAYWFIGYKIMYNADWVIPGWFKFGGLFFDPTVTPEMVTDGSLVPSIDFLFQAAFAGTAATIVSGLVAERIKFGEFVIFSLVLVGILYPISGSWQWNFPDDAGLGGGWLSTLGFIDFAGSTVVHSFGAWAGLVGAMLLGPRIGKFVDGKTQAMPGHNLAIATLGCLILWIGWYGFNPGSWLAMGPEVPYIAVTTTLGAAGGGIAATLLSQFTGGKPDLTMTINGILAGLVGVTAGCDGFSMPAAWVVGFISGILVVFSVAWIDGLKIDDPVGAFSVHGTCGIWATLAVGLFNVDKGLFTGHGFSQLGIQIVGVLAYAIFAVVSSFIVWSIIGAIFGGIRVSEKEEVEGLDIGEHGMEAYPDFASAK from the coding sequence ATGACTGTTGCCTCGCCCGCTTCTCGGCGCCGGCCGAGAAGTTTGCAGGAAGCGAGTCTGTTGGAGGCTCCCGAGCTGCTGCTGCGCAAAGTTCGTGGCCTCTCCTCCAACCGCACGCTCACCTGGCTGGCCTGTGTACCCATCGCACTGATGGGTCTGGGCTTGTTCAACCTGGCCGCCCATGCTGCTGAGCTTCCTGAGCTCAACGCTGGCTTCCTGGCCAACAACATGTTCCTGTTCGTGTGCGCCGTTCTGGTGATCTTCATGAACGCAGGCTTCGCCATGGTGGAAGCCGGCATGTGTCGCCAGAAGAACGCCGTCAACATCCTTGCCAAGAACCTGATCGTCTTCGCCCTGGCGGTGACGGCTTACTGGTTCATCGGCTACAAGATCATGTACAACGCCGACTGGGTGATCCCCGGTTGGTTCAAGTTCGGCGGTCTGTTCTTTGACCCCACCGTGACCCCTGAAATGGTCACGGATGGTTCGCTGGTTCCCAGCATCGACTTCCTGTTCCAGGCTGCCTTCGCAGGCACCGCCGCCACCATCGTTTCCGGTCTGGTGGCTGAGCGGATCAAGTTCGGCGAGTTCGTGATCTTCTCGCTGGTGCTCGTCGGCATCCTCTACCCGATCTCGGGTTCCTGGCAGTGGAACTTCCCCGATGACGCTGGTCTGGGCGGTGGTTGGCTGTCCACCCTCGGTTTCATTGACTTCGCCGGCTCCACCGTGGTGCACTCCTTCGGTGCCTGGGCTGGTTTGGTGGGCGCCATGCTGCTTGGCCCTCGCATCGGCAAGTTCGTGGATGGCAAAACCCAGGCCATGCCTGGTCACAACCTGGCTATTGCCACCCTGGGTTGCCTGATCCTCTGGATCGGCTGGTACGGCTTCAACCCCGGCTCCTGGCTGGCCATGGGTCCTGAAGTGCCCTACATCGCTGTCACCACCACCCTCGGCGCTGCCGGCGGCGGTATCGCTGCCACCCTGCTGAGCCAGTTCACTGGTGGCAAGCCCGACCTCACCATGACCATCAACGGCATCCTTGCCGGCCTGGTGGGCGTGACTGCAGGTTGCGACGGCTTCTCCATGCCCGCTGCCTGGGTGGTTGGCTTCATCTCCGGCATCCTCGTGGTGTTCTCGGTGGCCTGGATTGACGGCCTCAAGATCGACGATCCTGTGGGCGCCTTCTCCGTCCACGGCACCTGCGGCATCTGGGCCACCCTGGCCGTGGGTCTGTTCAACGTCGACAAGGGTCTGTTCACCGGCCACGGCTTCAGCCAGCTCGGCATTCAGATCGTGGGTGTGCTGGCTTACGCGATCTTCGCGGTGGTGAGCAGCTTCATCGTCTGGTCGATCATTGGTGCCATCTTTGGTGGCATCCGCGTCTCCGAGAAGGAAGAGGTCGAAGGCCTCGACATCGGTGAGCACGGCATGGAGGCCTACCCCGACTTCGCTTCCGCCAAGTGA
- a CDS encoding DUF4278 domain-containing protein — translation MTKLQYRGVSYDNAAHEQPSAQPVDHAYRGQHYDAPLRHEAAPVDTDVELQYRGHTYHHRQAEASQQVNQG, via the coding sequence ATGACCAAACTCCAATACCGCGGCGTCAGCTACGACAACGCCGCCCACGAACAGCCCAGCGCTCAACCCGTGGATCACGCCTACCGCGGCCAGCACTACGACGCCCCCCTGCGCCACGAAGCAGCTCCGGTGGACACCGATGTGGAACTGCAGTACCGCGGTCACACCTACCACCACCGCCAGGCCGAAGCCTCCCAGCAAGTCAATCAGGGCTGA
- a CDS encoding calcium/sodium antiporter, with product MPYALSAFQIVAGILLLFGGGELFVAGSVALALLLGIPQIVIGLTVVSLGTSAPELFVSLLSTLQGGPGGDAIAVTNVVGSNIFNVLVVLGASAVVMPLRVKSRLVRRDVPLLLGVSMATWGMASGGRVTWIAGLALLTALVINLVWETRTASEEPESASEELDDDARSSTPVAVAKLAAGLGLLVLGSQVLVKGAITAAQGLGVSEAVIGLTIVSAGTSMPELVTSLVAAYRGKADLAIGNVVGSNLLNQVAILGVCGLVSGSDGLLVDPLLISRDFPIMVASTLACLPIFWSGGVISRQEGWVLLGLYVLYLTEQVLHSTASTGLDQFRFVVLAAVVPLVLVFVAWNTLEWRQRRLKSN from the coding sequence ATGCCCTACGCCCTGAGTGCGTTTCAGATCGTCGCCGGCATCCTCTTGCTGTTCGGCGGCGGTGAGCTGTTCGTGGCCGGATCGGTTGCTCTGGCCTTGCTGCTGGGGATTCCCCAGATCGTGATTGGCCTCACGGTGGTGTCGCTGGGGACCAGCGCCCCAGAGCTGTTTGTGAGCTTGCTCTCCACCCTGCAGGGCGGCCCCGGTGGAGATGCGATTGCTGTCACCAATGTGGTGGGCTCCAACATCTTCAACGTGCTGGTGGTGTTGGGAGCCAGCGCGGTGGTGATGCCGCTGCGGGTGAAAAGCCGTTTAGTGCGGCGGGATGTGCCGTTGCTGCTGGGGGTCTCGATGGCCACCTGGGGTATGGCCTCCGGCGGGCGGGTCACCTGGATTGCGGGCTTGGCTTTGCTCACCGCCCTGGTGATCAATCTGGTTTGGGAGACACGCACCGCGTCCGAAGAGCCTGAGTCAGCGAGCGAAGAGCTTGATGACGATGCCCGATCCTCGACTCCAGTGGCGGTGGCCAAGTTGGCAGCTGGCCTGGGCCTGCTCGTGCTCGGCTCACAGGTGTTGGTGAAAGGAGCGATCACAGCGGCCCAGGGCCTTGGTGTGAGCGAAGCCGTGATCGGCCTCACGATCGTGTCGGCGGGTACGTCGATGCCGGAGTTGGTGACCTCCCTGGTGGCGGCTTACCGAGGCAAAGCGGATCTCGCCATCGGCAATGTGGTGGGCAGCAACCTGCTCAACCAGGTGGCGATTCTTGGGGTGTGTGGTCTGGTTTCGGGTTCGGATGGCCTGTTGGTGGATCCTCTGCTGATCTCCCGCGACTTTCCGATCATGGTGGCGAGCACCCTGGCCTGTTTACCGATCTTCTGGAGCGGTGGAGTGATCAGCCGGCAGGAAGGGTGGGTGCTGCTGGGGCTCTACGTGCTCTATCTCACGGAACAGGTGCTTCACAGCACCGCCTCAACAGGATTGGATCAGTTCCGTTTTGTGGTGCTGGCGGCGGTGGTGCCGCTGGTGCTGGTGTTCGTGGCCTGGAACACCTTGGAGTGGCGACAACGCCGACTCAAATCAAACTGA
- a CDS encoding DUF389 domain-containing protein, with protein MAEPTSLASLEAGFEREARLDEPFVVLTVAAGLIATLGLLADSAAVVIGAMLIAPWILPLRSASFAIIDGRLNLAGRALLTLAVGVTITIALSAGLGWLARLPVLGDEVLRRTTPNLLDLGIALVAGSIATYGRLRQEAVSSIAGTAIAVALVPPVCVLGLLLSLQQWGPARGAALLFAANLLGILSGGLLTLVVSQASLRQQLWRSRIGLVSLLLTGLLLIPLTTSFLSLVAQAQRRVALQEVERAITESLRQRTITLGKDSELTSVSIDWNQNPPLIKAAVSVSRPNLPTPKQVAAVQDFINKQQKFNYRLLVQRVSIDVIGPEAAPNPEPASSEETVGKPLPIPASPPPPLPPLPPLPADQPPADNKPPLPDN; from the coding sequence ATGGCCGAACCCACCAGCCTTGCCTCCCTGGAGGCCGGCTTTGAGCGGGAGGCCCGCCTCGATGAGCCGTTTGTGGTGCTCACCGTGGCGGCGGGCCTGATCGCCACCCTGGGCCTGCTGGCCGACAGCGCTGCCGTGGTGATTGGGGCGATGTTGATTGCCCCCTGGATCCTGCCGCTGCGTAGCGCCTCCTTCGCGATCATCGATGGGCGCCTCAACCTGGCGGGCCGGGCTCTGCTCACCCTGGCGGTGGGGGTCACGATCACCATCGCCCTCTCCGCCGGCTTGGGTTGGCTGGCGCGGTTGCCGGTGCTGGGCGATGAGGTGCTGCGCCGCACCACGCCCAACCTGCTCGATCTCGGGATTGCGTTGGTGGCTGGCTCGATCGCCACCTACGGGCGCCTGCGCCAGGAGGCGGTGTCGTCGATCGCTGGCACCGCCATTGCCGTGGCCCTGGTGCCGCCGGTGTGTGTGCTGGGCCTGCTGCTCTCGCTCCAGCAGTGGGGGCCGGCGCGCGGGGCGGCGCTGCTGTTTGCCGCCAACCTGCTGGGCATCCTCTCCGGGGGCCTACTCACCCTGGTGGTGAGTCAGGCCAGCCTGCGTCAGCAGCTCTGGCGCAGCCGCATCGGTTTGGTGAGCCTGCTGCTCACGGGTCTGCTGCTGATACCACTCACCACCAGCTTCCTCAGCCTGGTGGCTCAGGCGCAGCGCCGCGTCGCCTTGCAGGAGGTGGAGCGCGCCATCACCGAAAGCCTGCGTCAACGCACGATCACCCTCGGCAAGGATTCCGAGCTCACCAGCGTTTCGATTGATTGGAATCAGAACCCGCCGTTGATCAAGGCGGCGGTGAGTGTGAGCCGGCCGAATTTGCCCACACCGAAGCAGGTGGCGGCCGTGCAGGACTTCATTAATAAGCAGCAGAAGTTCAACTACCGCCTGTTGGTGCAGCGGGTGTCGATCGATGTGATCGGTCCGGAGGCCGCCCCCAACCCCGAGCCGGCCAGCAGCGAGGAAACGGTGGGCAAACCCCTGCCGATCCCCGCGTCGCCTCCACCACCGCTGCCGCCACTGCCCCCTTTGCCGGCCGATCAGCCCCCTGCAGACAACAAGCCGCCGCTGCCCGACAATTGA
- a CDS encoding DUF6671 family protein: MPSPYATARIALATRHGKERALALPFRWGLGAELALCPADTDQLGTFSGEIPRLADAFSTCKAKARLGIEASGLQLGLASEASFGPHPAMPMLAVGQELLLFLDQERDLCVVEQRLEWRTNYSQTVLEPDQSVEAWLAQVRFPSHAVIARPAMAQAGELFKGLHTAAALTEAISRCRAADPDGRVWLETDMRAHCNPTRMRSIRQLGLALVRRLRCPCPECGTPGWGLLDTLPGLPCSDCGTATELSLAEIWGCQQCGARREQPRRDGLQRADPGQCPWCNP, translated from the coding sequence ATGCCCTCTCCGTATGCCACCGCGCGGATCGCTTTGGCGACCCGCCACGGCAAGGAGCGGGCTCTAGCCCTGCCGTTTCGCTGGGGCCTGGGCGCCGAGCTTGCGCTGTGCCCCGCCGATACCGATCAGCTGGGCACCTTCAGTGGTGAGATTCCACGCCTCGCGGATGCGTTCTCCACTTGCAAGGCCAAGGCGCGCTTGGGGATTGAGGCCAGTGGGCTGCAATTGGGCCTGGCCAGTGAGGCGAGCTTCGGCCCCCATCCCGCCATGCCGATGCTTGCGGTGGGCCAGGAGTTGCTGCTGTTTCTCGATCAGGAACGGGATTTGTGTGTGGTGGAGCAGCGCCTCGAGTGGCGCACCAACTACAGCCAAACCGTGCTGGAGCCGGATCAGTCGGTTGAGGCCTGGCTGGCGCAGGTGCGCTTCCCTTCCCATGCGGTGATTGCCCGCCCGGCCATGGCGCAGGCTGGCGAGTTGTTCAAGGGGTTGCACACGGCGGCGGCGCTGACCGAGGCCATCAGCCGTTGCCGAGCGGCAGACCCCGACGGGCGGGTGTGGCTCGAAACCGATATGCGGGCCCATTGCAACCCCACCCGCATGCGTTCGATTCGCCAGTTGGGACTGGCCCTGGTTCGGCGCTTGCGCTGCCCATGTCCGGAGTGCGGAACTCCTGGTTGGGGGCTGCTGGACACGCTGCCGGGTTTGCCCTGCTCCGACTGCGGCACGGCCACGGAACTCAGCTTGGCCGAGATCTGGGGCTGCCAGCAGTGCGGCGCTCGCCGCGAGCAACCCCGGCGGGATGGGCTGCAGCGGGCCGATCCTGGTCAGTGTCCGTGGTGCAACCCCTAG
- a CDS encoding cation:proton antiporter, translating to MLPPLALIAEISPHQLEVAETLLQVGRFLVIFLAARAIAEVMVRLQLPTILGELVAGVLIGVSGLHLIVPPDTQAQISDALLSLLGSLAEIRPEEVAEIYNETFPSLQAVSQIGLFALLFLTGLESELDELVAVGVQATTVAVAGVVLPFALGTAGLYYLFHVPLIPAVFAGAAMTATSIGITASVFGELKWLKRKEGQIVIGAAVLDDILGIVILAVVVAIVGGGSFSIGPVIKLGLAAVAFVAVALVLSRKAAPAFDWVVDQLKAPGDVAVASFVVLTLCCFSAQAIGLEAALGAFAGGLILSASKHTHDIEAAVKPLVALFATVFFVLIGTGMDLSVLNPLDPANREGLIVAAFLLAVAIAGKVAAGWSYLSPEPTNRLVVGLGMMPRGEVGLIFLGLGSQAGILTPALEAAILLMVIGTTFLAPILLRVVIPSEPEPLAQQMPS from the coding sequence ATGCTTCCCCCTTTGGCGCTGATCGCTGAGATCAGCCCCCATCAGCTGGAAGTGGCGGAAACCCTCCTTCAGGTGGGTCGCTTCCTGGTGATCTTTCTTGCGGCCCGTGCCATCGCCGAGGTGATGGTGCGGCTCCAGCTGCCCACGATCCTGGGGGAGTTGGTGGCCGGTGTCTTGATCGGGGTGTCGGGGTTGCATCTGATCGTGCCGCCCGACACGCAGGCGCAGATCAGCGATGCCCTCCTATCGCTGCTGGGCTCCCTGGCTGAGATCCGCCCCGAGGAGGTGGCTGAGATCTACAACGAAACCTTCCCGAGCCTGCAGGCTGTTTCTCAGATCGGTCTGTTCGCCCTGCTCTTCCTCACGGGCCTGGAAAGCGAACTGGATGAACTGGTGGCCGTTGGCGTTCAGGCCACCACCGTGGCGGTGGCGGGAGTGGTGCTGCCCTTCGCTCTCGGCACTGCGGGCCTCTACTACCTCTTCCACGTGCCGTTGATTCCGGCGGTGTTTGCCGGTGCGGCGATGACAGCCACCTCCATCGGCATCACGGCCAGCGTGTTTGGCGAGCTCAAGTGGCTCAAGCGCAAGGAGGGCCAGATCGTGATCGGCGCTGCCGTGCTCGACGACATCCTCGGCATCGTGATCCTGGCTGTGGTGGTGGCGATCGTGGGCGGCGGCAGCTTCAGCATCGGCCCGGTGATCAAGCTGGGCCTGGCTGCCGTGGCGTTTGTGGCGGTGGCGCTGGTGCTGAGCCGCAAGGCAGCTCCGGCATTCGATTGGGTGGTGGATCAGCTCAAGGCCCCTGGCGATGTAGCCGTGGCCAGCTTTGTGGTGCTCACCCTCTGTTGTTTCTCGGCCCAGGCCATCGGATTGGAAGCGGCCCTGGGTGCTTTCGCTGGCGGCTTGATCCTCAGCGCCTCCAAGCACACCCACGACATCGAAGCGGCGGTGAAGCCTCTGGTGGCGCTCTTCGCCACAGTGTTCTTCGTGTTGATCGGCACGGGGATGGATCTCTCGGTGCTCAACCCCCTCGATCCCGCCAACCGCGAAGGCCTGATCGTGGCGGCGTTCCTGTTGGCCGTGGCCATCGCCGGAAAAGTTGCAGCCGGCTGGAGCTATCTCAGCCCTGAACCCACCAATCGTCTGGTGGTAGGGCTGGGCATGATGCCCCGCGGTGAGGTGGGTCTGATCTTCCTGGGTCTGGGCAGCCAGGCCGGCATCCTCACCCCGGCGCTCGAAGCTGCCATTTTGCTGATGGTGATCGGCACCACCTTCCTGGCTCCGATCTTGCTGCGGGTGGTGATTCCCTCAGAACCCGAGCCGCTGGCTCAGCAGATGCCGTCCTGA
- a CDS encoding cation:proton antiporter subunit C, producing MAPIRLLELLILLAALAGFAGLLLRRNLFLKVLAMDVMGSAVVALFVLLAARSGLRSPILPRSGELLARDYADPIPQAVILTAIVIGLSIQALLLVVITQMARMDPSLDAASFEPTDQP from the coding sequence ATGGCACCGATCCGACTGCTGGAGCTCTTGATCCTGCTGGCGGCCCTGGCCGGATTTGCAGGCTTGCTGCTGCGCCGCAACCTGTTTCTCAAGGTGCTCGCCATGGATGTGATGGGCAGCGCTGTTGTGGCCCTGTTTGTGCTGCTGGCGGCTCGATCAGGCCTGCGCAGCCCAATACTGCCCCGCTCCGGCGAGCTCCTCGCACGCGACTACGCCGATCCCATCCCCCAGGCCGTCATCCTCACGGCCATCGTGATCGGGCTCTCGATTCAGGCACTGTTGCTGGTGGTGATCACCCAGATGGCTCGGATGGATCCGAGCCTGGATGCCGCCAGCTTTGAACCCACCGATCAGCCATGA
- a CDS encoding proton-conducting transporter membrane subunit, producing the protein MTLSWSSPDALLTTWLLVPYLAAFLAVLLPSLSHGLVLLCCSATALVGAEALLTESARPLQLIGEFGVQLSLEPLAGWFVLLNGLVCLAVWNEARRQGWDRTGWMLLLVLLGSLNTSFLTTDLISLYVSLEVVGIAAFLLILQGKSANAGWIALRYLLVGNTAMGLYLMGAGLVYAQSGSFAFDALAKLLPGAPLVLVLVGLLTKAGVFLNGLWLPRTHAEAPAEVSALLSGVVVGGGALPLLRLEQLNSAIAELLMPIGLASAALGLIYALGVGDAKRLLAWSTLGQMGLVLLSPAAGGLLAFSHGLAKSSLFLTARQWPTRSLQSWRQQPLPWPLLLTLGAGAFSIAGLAPLLGYAAKKQLEGAVSPTLAAAITVLSVGSVAVYCRLCRAPLLSQGSSTSGLWGSWMLLLPLLVGGALQLRSLNSGWLVSLLLLGLGLALDQLLEPLRQPAARALPSLDRLPDLVGGLGLVGAGLLLSIGRELS; encoded by the coding sequence ATGACGCTGAGCTGGAGCAGCCCTGATGCGCTGCTGACCACCTGGTTGCTGGTCCCCTACCTGGCTGCCTTTCTGGCGGTGCTCCTGCCCTCGCTCAGCCATGGCTTGGTGCTGCTGTGCTGCAGTGCCACAGCCCTGGTGGGAGCCGAAGCCCTGCTCACGGAATCCGCCAGGCCCCTGCAACTGATTGGCGAGTTCGGCGTGCAGCTGAGCCTGGAGCCGCTGGCGGGTTGGTTTGTGCTGCTCAATGGCCTGGTGTGCCTGGCGGTGTGGAACGAAGCGCGGCGGCAGGGATGGGATCGAACGGGCTGGATGTTGCTGCTGGTGCTGCTGGGCTCCCTCAACACGAGCTTTCTCACCACCGATCTGATCAGCCTCTACGTGAGCCTTGAGGTGGTGGGAATCGCCGCGTTTCTGCTGATCTTGCAAGGCAAGAGCGCCAATGCTGGCTGGATCGCCCTGCGCTATCTGCTGGTGGGCAACACCGCGATGGGCCTTTACCTGATGGGCGCCGGACTGGTGTACGCCCAATCGGGCAGTTTTGCGTTCGATGCCCTGGCCAAACTCCTCCCCGGAGCTCCATTGGTGTTGGTGCTGGTGGGCCTGCTCACCAAAGCCGGGGTATTTCTCAATGGCCTATGGCTGCCCCGTACCCACGCCGAGGCGCCGGCGGAGGTGTCGGCGCTGCTCTCCGGAGTGGTGGTGGGTGGCGGCGCCCTTCCATTGCTACGGCTCGAGCAGCTCAACAGCGCCATCGCTGAGTTGCTGATGCCCATTGGCCTGGCCAGTGCTGCGCTCGGCCTGATCTATGCACTGGGAGTGGGAGATGCCAAACGCCTCCTGGCCTGGAGCACCTTGGGCCAGATGGGCCTGGTGCTGCTCTCGCCGGCCGCCGGTGGTTTGCTGGCCTTCAGCCACGGCCTGGCCAAAAGCAGCCTGTTCCTCACCGCAAGGCAGTGGCCCACACGTTCGCTGCAGAGCTGGCGACAGCAACCGCTGCCGTGGCCTCTGCTGCTCACCCTGGGGGCTGGCGCGTTCTCCATCGCTGGGCTAGCCCCCCTCTTGGGTTACGCCGCCAAAAAACAACTGGAGGGAGCCGTCTCGCCAACGCTTGCGGCCGCGATCACGGTTCTATCCGTGGGCAGCGTGGCGGTGTACTGCCGTCTCTGCCGGGCACCGCTGCTCTCGCAGGGTTCAAGCACCAGCGGGCTCTGGGGCTCCTGGATGCTGTTGCTTCCGCTGCTGGTGGGCGGTGCCCTGCAGCTCCGCTCCCTCAACAGCGGCTGGCTTGTGAGCTTGCTGTTGCTGGGATTGGGCCTGGCACTCGATCAACTACTCGAGCCGCTGCGGCAGCCGGCCGCGCGGGCGCTGCCCTCCCTCGATCGCTTGCCTGATCTGGTGGGGGGTCTGGGCCTGGTGGGCGCTGGCCTGCTGCTGTCGATCGGAAGGGAGCTGAGCTGA